From the Clavibacter phaseoli genome, one window contains:
- the secF gene encoding protein translocase subunit SecF, translated as MAGFSEFGNDLYTGKRSFDIVGRRRLWYSIAAICILVSVLGPLLRGGFTFGIEFTGGSEYTVSGVQSQSQDIASEAVATVTPVPARVSSVGSDGVRVQTDQLEPADSTAVRQALATAYGVETSSVTESFIGPSWGQDITRQALWGLVVFLALAAVVMSVYFRTWKMSVAAIIALLHDLVLTAGIYGITGFEVTPAAVIGFLTILGYSLYDTVVVFDKIRENTAEDGQESRRTFGQSVNLAVNQTLVRSINTSIVAILPVGSILFIGAVVLGAGTLRDIALSLFIGIIVGTYSTIFIAAPLYAHLREGEPKVKRGDSLAAAAASRAQAERAAVAVES; from the coding sequence ATGGCTGGCTTCTCCGAGTTCGGCAACGACCTCTACACGGGCAAGCGCTCGTTCGACATCGTCGGCCGCCGCCGGCTCTGGTACTCCATCGCGGCGATCTGCATCCTGGTGTCCGTCCTCGGCCCGCTCCTGCGCGGCGGCTTCACGTTCGGCATCGAGTTCACGGGCGGATCCGAGTACACGGTGAGCGGCGTGCAGTCGCAGTCGCAGGACATCGCGAGCGAGGCGGTCGCCACCGTCACGCCGGTGCCGGCCCGCGTCTCGTCCGTCGGGTCCGACGGCGTCCGCGTCCAGACCGACCAGCTGGAGCCCGCGGACAGCACCGCCGTCCGCCAGGCGCTCGCGACCGCCTACGGCGTCGAGACGTCCAGCGTCACCGAGTCCTTCATCGGACCGTCGTGGGGCCAGGACATCACCCGCCAGGCGCTCTGGGGTCTGGTCGTGTTCCTCGCGCTGGCCGCGGTGGTCATGTCGGTCTACTTCCGCACCTGGAAGATGTCGGTCGCCGCGATCATCGCGCTGCTGCACGACCTCGTCCTCACCGCGGGCATCTACGGCATCACGGGCTTCGAGGTCACGCCGGCCGCCGTCATCGGCTTCCTCACGATCCTCGGGTACTCCCTCTACGACACGGTCGTGGTGTTCGACAAGATCCGCGAGAACACCGCGGAGGACGGGCAGGAGTCCCGGCGCACCTTCGGGCAGTCGGTGAACCTCGCGGTGAACCAGACCCTGGTCCGCTCGATCAACACGTCGATCGTCGCCATCCTGCCGGTCGGGTCGATCCTGTTCATCGGCGCCGTCGTGCTCGGCGCCGGCACCCTGCGCGACATCGCGCTGTCGCTCTTCATCGGCATCATCGTCGGCACCTACTCGACGATCTTCATCGCCGCCCCGCTCTACGCGCACCTCCGCGAGGGGGAGCCGAAGGTGAAGCGCGGCGACTCGCTGGCGGCCGCGGCCGCCAGCCGGGCCCAGGCCGAGCGGGCCGCCGTGGCGGTGGAGTCGTGA
- the secD gene encoding protein translocase subunit SecD yields the protein MAKSPTPVRKARRKLIWLLVIIGLLAGGNAASVAFSNGSWTPKLALDLEGGTQIILAPQLDGASSGPTSEQLAQAVSIIRQRVDASGVSEAEITTQGGSNIVVSLPGEPDAATMQRLQSSAKLELRPVLIGAAGTASVAATPTPTATDGSTPTDGTTPTDGSTDAAETPAAEATPDPSTLSDEPTAEPTGPSDVSWVTPRLQAEFAAYDCATAPESDGQAAPADRAIIACSDDGAAKYVLGPVEVDGSTISDATSGLQQSSQGVSTGTWSVNLVFDGDGTQQFGDMSTRLITLESPRNQFAFVLDNEVISAPVTQGVVTNGKPSITGNFTQESAKALADQLKFGALPLSFTLQSSDVISATLGSSQLTSGLIAGLIGLVLVVLYSLVQYRVLGTVTIASLVIAAVITYLLITLLSWREGYRLSLAGVAGLIVAIGITADSFIVYFERIKDELRDGRGLVSSVEQGWKRALRTIIASDTVNFLAAAVLFILAVGNVKGFALTLGLTTIIDLIVVSLFTHPILQLLANRPFFAEGHRMSGLDPRALGAVYRGRATFRTPTATAGRNAAAAKEAARRQTIAERKAAQGQATGSTKTATIDAPRADDTSKDD from the coding sequence GTGGCCAAGTCGCCCACACCGGTACGCAAGGCCAGGCGCAAGCTCATCTGGCTGCTGGTCATCATCGGCCTCCTCGCCGGCGGCAACGCCGCCAGCGTGGCGTTCAGCAACGGGTCCTGGACCCCGAAGCTCGCGCTCGACCTCGAGGGCGGCACGCAGATCATCCTCGCGCCGCAGCTCGACGGCGCGTCCTCCGGGCCGACGAGCGAGCAGCTCGCCCAGGCGGTGTCGATCATCCGCCAGCGCGTCGACGCGAGCGGCGTGTCCGAGGCGGAGATCACCACGCAGGGCGGCAGCAACATCGTCGTGAGCCTGCCGGGCGAGCCCGACGCGGCGACCATGCAGCGCCTGCAGTCCTCGGCGAAGCTCGAGCTGCGGCCCGTCCTCATCGGCGCGGCCGGCACGGCGTCGGTCGCCGCGACGCCCACCCCCACGGCCACCGACGGATCGACGCCGACCGACGGCACCACGCCGACCGACGGATCCACCGACGCTGCCGAGACGCCCGCCGCGGAGGCCACGCCGGATCCCTCCACCCTCTCCGACGAGCCCACCGCCGAGCCCACGGGCCCGAGCGACGTCTCCTGGGTCACGCCGCGCCTCCAGGCCGAGTTCGCCGCCTACGACTGCGCGACCGCCCCCGAGTCCGACGGCCAGGCCGCTCCCGCCGACCGCGCGATCATCGCGTGCTCCGACGACGGCGCCGCGAAGTACGTCCTCGGCCCGGTCGAGGTGGACGGCAGCACCATCTCCGACGCCACGAGCGGCCTCCAGCAGTCCAGCCAGGGCGTCAGCACCGGCACGTGGTCGGTCAACCTCGTCTTCGACGGCGACGGCACCCAGCAGTTCGGCGACATGTCCACGCGCCTCATCACGCTCGAGTCGCCGCGCAACCAGTTCGCGTTCGTGCTCGACAACGAGGTCATCTCCGCGCCGGTCACCCAGGGCGTCGTCACCAACGGCAAGCCGTCCATCACCGGCAACTTCACGCAGGAGAGCGCCAAGGCGCTGGCCGACCAGCTCAAGTTCGGCGCGCTGCCGCTCAGCTTCACGCTGCAGAGCTCCGACGTCATCTCGGCCACCCTCGGGTCTTCGCAGCTCACCAGCGGCCTCATCGCCGGCCTCATCGGCCTCGTGCTCGTGGTGCTCTACTCGCTGGTGCAGTACCGGGTGCTCGGCACGGTCACCATCGCGTCGCTCGTGATCGCCGCCGTGATCACCTACCTCCTCATCACCCTGCTCAGCTGGCGGGAGGGGTACCGGCTGTCGCTCGCCGGGGTGGCGGGGCTCATCGTGGCCATCGGCATCACGGCCGACTCGTTCATCGTCTACTTCGAGCGCATCAAGGACGAGCTGCGCGACGGCCGCGGCCTCGTCTCCTCGGTGGAGCAGGGCTGGAAGCGCGCGCTGCGCACGATCATCGCCTCGGACACGGTCAACTTCCTGGCGGCCGCGGTGCTCTTCATCCTCGCGGTGGGCAACGTCAAGGGCTTCGCGCTCACGCTCGGGCTCACGACGATCATCGACCTCATCGTCGTGTCGCTGTTCACGCACCCGATCCTCCAGTTGCTCGCGAACCGGCCGTTCTTCGCCGAGGGCCACCGCATGAGCGGGCTCGACCCGCGGGCGCTCGGTGCCGTGTACCGCGGCCGCGCGACGTTCCGCACCCCCACCGCCACCGCGGGGCGTAACGCCGCGGCGGCCAAGGAGGCGGCGCGCCGGCAGACCATCGCCGAGCGCAAGGCCGCCCAGGGCCAGGCGACCGGATCCACGAAGACCGCGACGATCGACGCGCCGCGGGCCGACGACACGAGCAAGGACGACTGA
- a CDS encoding rhodanese-like domain-containing protein, giving the protein MTSAQGAGVPEDLDAATAKARTATGESWLLDVREPDEWEAGHSAVAHHIPMGELEARVGEIPTDQHIAVICRSGHRSSLATQALLRGGFAASNITGGMHAWSEMGGDVVTDDGQPGRVA; this is encoded by the coding sequence GTGACGAGCGCGCAGGGCGCGGGCGTCCCCGAGGACCTCGACGCGGCCACCGCCAAGGCCCGCACCGCCACGGGGGAGTCCTGGCTCCTCGATGTGCGCGAGCCCGACGAGTGGGAGGCGGGGCACTCGGCCGTCGCCCACCACATCCCGATGGGCGAGCTCGAGGCCCGCGTCGGCGAGATCCCGACCGACCAGCACATCGCCGTGATCTGCCGCTCCGGGCACCGCTCCTCCCTCGCGACGCAGGCGCTCCTCCGCGGCGGGTTCGCGGCCTCCAACATCACGGGCGGCATGCACGCCTGGTCGGAGATGGGCGGCGACGTCGTCACCGACGACGGGCAGCCCGGCCGCGTCGCCTGA
- the yajC gene encoding preprotein translocase subunit YajC, giving the protein MDPFTLIMFAVLALLIFFMFRNSRKRQKDLAALQTQMVPGAEVMTASGIYGTLVSFDEENNLAYLEVSPGTVLKLHRQTIARVVEPTVADDASVLVDEAPAADVVDETGTSDASRRLDDGDAPTARS; this is encoded by the coding sequence ATGGACCCGTTCACCCTGATCATGTTCGCCGTCCTGGCGCTGCTCATCTTCTTCATGTTCCGCAACAGCCGGAAGCGCCAGAAGGACCTGGCCGCGCTGCAGACGCAGATGGTCCCCGGTGCCGAGGTCATGACCGCGTCCGGCATCTACGGCACGCTCGTCTCCTTCGACGAGGAGAACAACCTCGCCTACCTCGAGGTCTCGCCCGGCACGGTGCTGAAGCTGCACCGCCAGACGATCGCCCGCGTGGTCGAGCCCACCGTCGCCGACGACGCCTCCGTCCTCGTGGACGAGGCTCCCGCCGCCGACGTGGTCGACGAGACCGGCACGAGCGACGCCTCGCGCCGCCTCGACGACGGCGACGCCCCCACCGCGCGCTCCTGA